A genomic stretch from Enterobacter oligotrophicus includes:
- a CDS encoding YhfL family protein, which translates to MFKLAKAAILVGVLSTLTACTGHVQNTKNNCSYDYLLHPAISISKIIGGCGPAAQQ; encoded by the coding sequence ATGTTCAAACTGGCAAAAGCCGCCATTCTGGTAGGCGTATTATCGACCCTGACTGCCTGTACCGGTCACGTGCAAAATACCAAAAATAACTGCAGCTACGATTACCTGCTGCACCCGGCGATCTCCATTTCGAAGATCATCGGTGGTTGCGGACCAGCGGCACAGCAGTAA
- the trpS gene encoding tryptophan--tRNA ligase, which produces MTKPIVFSGAQPSGELTIGNYMGALRQWVSMQDDYHCIYCIVDLHAITARQDPEKLRKATLDTLALYLACGIDPEKSTIFVQSHVPEHAQLGWALNCYTYFGELSRMTQFKDKSARYSENINAGLFDYPVLMAADILLYQTNQVPVGEDQKQHLELSRDIAQRFNAIYGDVFKVPEPFIPKSGARVMSLLEPTKKMSKSDDNRNNVIGLLEDPKSVVKKLKRAVTDSDEPPVVRYDVQNKAGVSNLLDILSGVTGQSIPELEQHFEGKMYGHLKGEVAEAVSGMLTELQERYNRFRNDEAFLQKVMRDGAEKASARASETLKAVYDAIGFVAKP; this is translated from the coding sequence ATGACTAAGCCCATCGTTTTTAGTGGCGCACAGCCTTCAGGTGAATTGACCATTGGTAACTACATGGGTGCGTTGCGTCAGTGGGTGAGCATGCAGGATGATTACCATTGCATCTATTGCATCGTGGATCTGCATGCCATCACCGCCCGTCAGGACCCTGAGAAGCTGCGTAAAGCCACGCTGGATACGCTGGCGCTCTACCTGGCCTGCGGTATCGATCCTGAGAAAAGCACGATCTTTGTTCAGTCACACGTGCCGGAGCACGCGCAACTGGGCTGGGCGCTGAACTGCTACACCTATTTCGGTGAGCTGAGCCGTATGACCCAGTTCAAAGATAAATCTGCCCGCTACTCGGAAAACATTAACGCCGGTCTGTTTGACTACCCGGTACTGATGGCGGCTGACATTCTGCTGTACCAGACCAACCAGGTTCCGGTGGGTGAAGACCAGAAGCAGCACCTGGAGCTGAGCCGCGATATCGCCCAGCGCTTCAACGCGATTTACGGTGACGTGTTCAAAGTGCCAGAGCCGTTCATTCCGAAATCCGGCGCGCGCGTAATGTCGCTGCTGGAGCCGACCAAAAAGATGTCCAAGTCTGACGATAACCGTAACAACGTGATCGGCCTGCTGGAAGACCCGAAATCGGTGGTCAAAAAGCTCAAGCGCGCGGTGACCGATTCCGACGAGCCGCCAGTGGTGCGTTACGACGTGCAGAACAAAGCGGGCGTGTCTAACCTGCTGGATATTCTTTCTGGTGTGACTGGCCAGAGCATCCCTGAACTGGAGCAGCACTTCGAAGGTAAGATGTATGGTCATCTGAAAGGTGAAGTGGCAGAAGCCGTCTCCGGCATGCTGACCGAGCTGCAGGAGCGTTATAACCGCTTCCGTAACGATGAAGCCTTCCTGCAGAAGGTGATGAGAGACGGCGCGGAAAAAGCCAGCGCGCGCGCGTCCGAAACCCTGAAAGCGGTGTACGACGCGATTGGGTTTGTGGCGAAACCTTGA
- the gph gene encoding phosphoglycolate phosphatase, with amino-acid sequence MDKLQATRGIAFDLDGTLVDSAPGLSSAVDQALYALELPVAGEDRVVTWIGNGADVLMERALTWARQERAAQRSAQGKPSVDHADIPQEEQQRILRKLFDRFYEETVEEGSFLFPDVAETLSALHAKGIPLGLVTNKPTPFVAPLLEALDIAKYFSVIVGGDDVKNKKPHPEPLLLVAGKLSLTPAELLFVGDSRNDILAARAAGCPSVGLTYGYNYGEAITLSEPDVVFDHFKDLLPALGLSHSEHQELKND; translated from the coding sequence ATGGATAAATTGCAGGCAACCCGAGGTATTGCATTTGACCTCGATGGCACGCTGGTCGACAGCGCGCCGGGCTTAAGCAGCGCAGTCGATCAGGCGCTGTATGCCCTTGAATTACCCGTTGCGGGTGAAGACCGTGTCGTGACGTGGATTGGTAATGGTGCGGATGTGTTGATGGAACGGGCCCTGACCTGGGCTCGCCAGGAACGTGCCGCTCAGCGTTCCGCGCAGGGTAAACCGAGCGTTGATCATGCTGATATCCCACAGGAAGAGCAGCAGCGTATTCTGCGCAAACTGTTTGACCGTTTCTACGAAGAGACCGTAGAGGAGGGCAGTTTCCTGTTCCCGGACGTCGCTGAAACGCTGAGCGCCCTTCACGCCAAAGGTATCCCGCTGGGGCTGGTCACGAACAAGCCGACGCCGTTTGTTGCGCCTTTGCTGGAAGCGCTGGATATTGCGAAATACTTCTCGGTGATTGTTGGCGGCGATGACGTGAAAAACAAAAAGCCGCATCCGGAGCCGCTTTTGCTGGTGGCAGGAAAATTATCCTTAACACCTGCGGAGCTGCTCTTTGTCGGGGATTCACGCAATGATATTCTGGCTGCCAGAGCAGCAGGTTGTCCTTCCGTTGGGTTAACCTATGGCTACAACTACGGTGAGGCCATCACGCTGAGTGAGCCGGACGTTGTGTTCGATCACTTCAAAGATTTGTTGCCCGCTCTCGGGCTTTCGCACAGTGAACATCAGGAATTGAAAAATGACTAA
- the rpe gene encoding ribulose-phosphate 3-epimerase: MKQFLIAPSILSADFARLGEDTAKALAAGADVVHFDVMDNHYVPNLTIGPMVLKALRNYGITAPIDVHLMVKPVDRIVPDFAAAGASIITFHPEASEHVDRTLQLIKENGCKAGLVFNPATSLSYLDYVMDKLDVILLMSVNPGFGGQSFIPHTLDKLREVRRRIDESGYDIRLEVDGGVKVNNIGEIAAAGADMFVAGSAIFDQPDYKKVIDEMRRELAKVSHG; the protein is encoded by the coding sequence ATGAAACAGTTTTTGATTGCTCCCTCAATTCTGTCGGCCGATTTCGCCCGCCTGGGTGAAGATACCGCTAAAGCGCTCGCGGCTGGTGCGGATGTCGTCCATTTCGACGTTATGGATAACCACTACGTTCCCAATCTGACCATCGGCCCGATGGTGCTCAAGGCGCTGCGCAATTACGGCATTACCGCACCGATTGACGTGCATTTGATGGTGAAGCCTGTTGATCGCATCGTCCCTGATTTCGCCGCTGCGGGTGCCAGTATTATTACATTCCATCCTGAAGCCTCCGAACACGTAGACCGCACGCTGCAGCTGATTAAAGAGAACGGCTGTAAAGCGGGCCTGGTCTTTAACCCGGCTACCTCGCTGAGCTATCTCGACTACGTGATGGACAAGCTGGATGTCATTTTGCTGATGTCCGTTAACCCAGGCTTTGGCGGGCAGTCGTTCATCCCTCACACGCTTGATAAACTGCGTGAAGTACGTCGCCGTATTGATGAGTCAGGCTATGACATTCGTCTGGAAGTAGATGGCGGGGTAAAAGTGAACAACATTGGTGAGATTGCGGCAGCGGGCGCGGATATGTTCGTTGCTGGCTCCGCCATCTTTGATCAACCGGATTACAAAAAAGTCATTGATGAAATGCGCCGTGAACTGGCGAAGGTAAGTCATGGATAA
- the dam gene encoding adenine-specific DNA-methyltransferase, whose translation MKKNRAFLKWAGGKYPLLDDIKKHLPKGECLIEPFVGAGSVFLNTDFSRYILADINSDLISLYNIVKQRTDEYVDEARKLFTPENNNPDVYYQFRAEFNQSHDPFRRALLFLYLNRHGYNGLCRYNLRGEFNVPFGRYKRPYFPQDELYHFAKKAQNAEFHCLSYEECMSRADVNSVVYCDPPYAPLSATANFTAYHTNSFSPAEQARLAEIAEKLVSKRIPVLISNHDTPDTREWYKAAKHFQVKVRRSISSNGGTRKKVDELLALYRP comes from the coding sequence ATGAAAAAAAATCGCGCTTTTCTGAAATGGGCAGGGGGCAAATACCCCCTGCTCGACGATATTAAAAAACACCTGCCGAAAGGCGAGTGTCTTATCGAGCCCTTTGTGGGAGCGGGATCGGTGTTTCTGAATACCGATTTTTCTCGTTATATTCTGGCGGATATCAACAGCGACCTGATCAGTCTCTATAACATCGTAAAACAGCGTACCGATGAGTACGTTGATGAGGCGCGCAAGCTCTTTACGCCTGAGAACAACAACCCGGACGTCTACTACCAGTTCCGCGCGGAGTTTAATCAGAGCCATGATCCTTTCCGCCGGGCGCTGTTGTTCCTCTATCTCAACCGTCATGGTTACAACGGCCTGTGCCGTTATAACCTGCGTGGCGAATTCAATGTGCCGTTTGGCCGCTATAAGCGCCCCTATTTCCCGCAGGACGAGTTGTACCACTTCGCGAAAAAAGCGCAGAATGCAGAGTTCCACTGCCTTTCGTATGAAGAGTGTATGAGCCGTGCAGATGTAAACTCGGTGGTCTACTGCGATCCGCCTTACGCGCCGCTGTCCGCGACGGCGAACTTTACCGCTTATCACACCAACAGCTTCAGCCCTGCCGAGCAGGCGCGTCTGGCGGAGATAGCGGAAAAGCTGGTCAGCAAAAGAATTCCGGTGTTAATTTCGAATCACGATACGCCTGATACGCGCGAATGGTACAAAGCCGCGAAGCATTTTCAGGTTAAAGTCCGGCGCAGCATAAGCAGCAATGGCGGCACACGTAAAAAGGTGGACGAACTCCTGGCTCTTTATCGACCCTGA
- the damX gene encoding cell division protein DamX: MDEFKPEDELKPDPSDRRTGRSRQSSERDNEPQINFDDVDLDADDRRPSRSRNARDEREEEGYESEEDSMDEEPVERRPRRRKKVAAAKPASRQYIMMGLGVLVLVLLIVGIGSALKAPSTNSNEQTASAEKSINLSGNDASDQANGAQPAPGTTSAEQTAGNTAQDISLPPVSPTPTQGQAPVTPEGQQRVEVQGDLNNALTQPQNQDQMNNVVVNSTLPTEPATVAPIRGGHAQPQTAATETKPRQTQTAPRQERKQVVIEPKRETKPQAVAKAPEVKAPAQTKPAVSETVKTPAATPAPKATATTTAPAATAAPAATASSAVAGKTAGNVGSLKSAPSSNYTLQLSSSSNYDNLNGWAKKSNLKNYVVYQTTRNGQPWYVLVSGVYASKDEAKRAVATLPADVQAKNPWAKPIHQVQADLK, translated from the coding sequence ATGGATGAATTCAAACCAGAAGACGAGCTGAAACCCGATCCCAGCGATCGTCGTACTGGTCGTTCTCGTCAATCTTCAGAACGTGATAACGAGCCGCAGATCAACTTTGACGATGTTGACCTGGATGCAGACGATCGTCGCCCTTCGCGCAGCCGCAATGCGCGTGATGAGCGAGAAGAAGAGGGTTATGAGTCCGAAGAAGATTCAATGGACGAAGAGCCCGTAGAGCGTCGCCCGCGCAGACGTAAAAAAGTGGCAGCGGCAAAACCAGCTTCCCGCCAGTACATTATGATGGGGTTGGGCGTTCTGGTGCTCGTGCTGCTGATTGTCGGCATCGGCTCCGCGCTGAAAGCGCCATCAACAAACTCAAATGAGCAAACGGCGTCTGCTGAGAAGAGCATCAATCTGTCTGGTAACGATGCATCCGATCAGGCGAATGGTGCGCAGCCAGCGCCAGGCACGACCTCAGCAGAACAGACGGCTGGTAATACCGCACAGGATATCTCTCTGCCGCCAGTGTCGCCTACCCCGACTCAGGGACAAGCTCCCGTCACGCCGGAAGGCCAGCAGCGTGTAGAAGTTCAGGGCGATTTGAATAATGCACTGACGCAGCCACAGAATCAGGACCAGATGAACAACGTCGTGGTCAACTCTACGCTGCCAACCGAACCTGCGACCGTCGCCCCGATTCGGGGTGGTCACGCTCAGCCGCAAACCGCTGCAACGGAAACCAAACCGCGCCAGACGCAGACAGCCCCGCGTCAGGAACGTAAGCAGGTAGTGATTGAGCCGAAGCGTGAAACCAAACCGCAGGCTGTGGCAAAAGCGCCTGAAGTGAAAGCGCCAGCCCAGACGAAGCCCGCAGTGAGCGAGACAGTTAAAACACCAGCGGCAACGCCTGCGCCGAAAGCGACTGCAACCACAACAGCGCCAGCCGCTACTGCGGCACCTGCTGCGACTGCGTCCAGCGCTGTGGCAGGTAAAACGGCAGGCAACGTCGGTTCCCTGAAATCTGCGCCATCCAGCAATTACACGCTGCAGCTGAGCAGTTCGTCTAACTACGACAACCTCAACGGTTGGGCGAAAAAATCGAATCTGAAAAACTACGTGGTTTATCAGACGACCCGTAACGGGCAGCCGTGGTATGTGCTGGTGAGCGGCGTTTATGCTTCCAAAGATGAGGCAAAACGTGCCGTGGCGACGCTGCCAGCCGATGTTCAGGCGAAAAACCCGTGGGCGAAACCGATTCATCAGGTTCAGGCCGATCTGAAGTAA
- the aroB gene encoding 3-dehydroquinate synthase has protein sequence MERITVTLGERSYPITIAAGLFNDPASFLPLKAGDQAMLVTNETLAPLYLDRVRHLLEQAGVKVDSVILPDGEQYKSLTVLDTVFTALLQKPHGRDTTLLALGGGVVGDLTGFAAASYQRGVRFIQVPTTLLSQVDSSVGGKTAVNHPLGKNMIGAFYQPASVVVDLDCLKTLPARELASGLAEVIKYGIILDGEFFTWLEENMDALLRLDGPALAYCIRRCCELKAEVVAADERETGLRALLNLGHTFGHAIEAEMGYGNWLHGEAVAAGMVMAARASERLGQFTPEETARIIALLERAGLPVSGPQEMSAQAYLPHMMRDKKVLAGEMRLVLPLAIGKSEVRGGVPHDVVLGAIADCQQA, from the coding sequence ATGGAGAGGATTACAGTTACTCTCGGGGAACGTAGTTACCCTATCACCATCGCGGCTGGTTTGTTTAACGACCCAGCTTCCTTCTTACCACTGAAAGCGGGTGATCAGGCGATGCTGGTCACCAATGAGACACTGGCTCCGCTTTACCTCGACCGCGTCCGTCACCTGCTTGAGCAGGCGGGCGTGAAGGTCGACAGTGTGATTCTGCCTGATGGCGAGCAGTATAAAAGCCTGACGGTACTGGATACCGTTTTTACCGCACTTCTGCAAAAACCGCACGGTCGCGATACGACACTGCTTGCCCTGGGCGGCGGTGTTGTGGGCGATCTGACGGGTTTTGCCGCCGCAAGTTATCAACGTGGCGTGCGCTTTATTCAAGTTCCTACCACGTTGCTGTCTCAGGTCGACTCGTCTGTCGGCGGTAAAACGGCAGTTAACCATCCGCTCGGCAAAAACATGATTGGCGCGTTCTACCAGCCCGCTTCGGTGGTGGTGGATCTCGACTGTCTGAAAACCTTGCCTGCCCGCGAGCTGGCGTCTGGCCTTGCTGAAGTGATCAAATACGGCATTATTCTCGACGGCGAGTTCTTCACCTGGCTGGAAGAGAATATGGATGCCCTGCTGCGCCTTGACGGACCCGCGTTAGCGTACTGTATTCGCCGTTGTTGTGAGCTGAAAGCCGAAGTCGTTGCGGCAGACGAGCGTGAAACCGGCTTACGTGCTTTACTGAATCTGGGGCATACGTTTGGCCACGCCATTGAAGCCGAAATGGGCTATGGCAACTGGCTTCACGGCGAAGCGGTTGCGGCCGGTATGGTTATGGCTGCGCGTGCGTCTGAACGTCTGGGTCAGTTCACACCGGAAGAGACGGCCCGGATCATCGCGCTGCTCGAACGTGCTGGCTTGCCGGTTTCAGGCCCGCAGGAGATGTCTGCGCAGGCGTATCTACCCCACATGATGCGCGATAAAAAAGTATTGGCAGGCGAGATGCGTCTTGTACTCCCGCTTGCAATAGGGAAAAGTGAAGTGCGCGGCGGAGTGCCGCACGACGTGGTTCTTGGCGCTATTGCTGATTGTCAGCAGGCGTAA
- the aroK gene encoding shikimate kinase AroK gives MAEKRNIFLVGPMGAGKSTIGRQLAQQLNMEFYDSDQEIEKRTGADVGWVFDVEGEEGFRDREEKVINELTEKQGIVLATGGGSVKSRETRNRLSARGVVVYLETTIEKQLARTQRDKKRPLLQVETPPREVLEALAGERNPLYEEIADVTIRTDDQSAKVVANQIIHMLESN, from the coding sequence ATGGCAGAGAAACGCAATATCTTTCTGGTTGGGCCTATGGGTGCCGGCAAAAGCACTATTGGGCGTCAGTTAGCTCAACAACTCAATATGGAATTTTACGATTCTGATCAAGAGATTGAGAAACGAACCGGAGCGGATGTGGGCTGGGTCTTCGACGTAGAAGGCGAAGAAGGTTTCCGTGACCGAGAAGAAAAAGTGATCAACGAACTCACGGAAAAACAGGGCATTGTGCTGGCAACTGGCGGCGGCTCTGTGAAATCTCGCGAAACCCGCAACCGTCTCTCCGCCCGTGGCGTTGTGGTCTATCTTGAGACGACGATTGAAAAACAGCTGGCACGTACGCAGCGCGATAAAAAGCGCCCGCTGCTGCAGGTTGAAACGCCGCCACGTGAAGTTCTGGAAGCCCTGGCAGGCGAACGCAATCCTCTGTACGAAGAGATTGCGGATGTGACCATTCGTACTGACGACCAGAGCGCTAAAGTGGTTGCAAACCAGATTATTCATATGCTGGAAAGCAACTGA
- the hofQ gene encoding DNA uptake porin HofQ, with translation MVLSHPVWAVAPRPITLVVDDVPVVQVLQALVAQENRNLVVSPDVSGSLTLNLTRVPWRQALQTVVNSAGLVLREESGIFYVHTAAWQREQQTRKEQEQARRQLDAPLLSRSIPFAYADAGELQKTAEKLLSPKGSLSVDKRTNRLLVRDNQTVQEAIQRWAEQMDIPVEQVELAAHIVTINEKSLRELGVKWNLAEATEAGKVGQVTTLGADLSVASATTHVGFNIGRINGRLLDLELSALEQKQQVDIIASPRLLASHMQPASIKQGSEIPYQVSSGESGATSVEFKEAVLGMEVTPVVLPGGRVRLKLHISENMPGQVLQQADGETLAIDKQEIETQVEVKSGETLALGGIFSQKNKTGRDSVPGLGDIPWLGQLFRHDGKDNERRELVVFITPRLVGIH, from the coding sequence ATGGTGCTCAGTCATCCCGTGTGGGCCGTCGCCCCCAGGCCGATCACCCTCGTGGTGGATGATGTTCCGGTGGTGCAGGTGCTACAGGCGTTGGTCGCGCAGGAGAACCGTAATCTGGTGGTGTCACCCGATGTTAGCGGGTCGCTTACGTTGAATTTGACGCGTGTGCCCTGGCGTCAGGCGCTGCAGACGGTTGTGAACAGCGCCGGGCTTGTTCTGCGTGAAGAGAGCGGTATTTTTTACGTTCATACTGCGGCCTGGCAACGAGAACAACAGACGCGCAAAGAGCAGGAGCAGGCTCGTCGGCAGCTTGATGCCCCGTTGTTATCACGCAGTATCCCCTTTGCCTATGCTGATGCCGGAGAACTGCAGAAAACGGCGGAAAAACTACTGAGCCCAAAGGGTAGCTTATCTGTAGATAAGCGCACCAACCGCCTGCTGGTACGGGATAACCAGACGGTACAGGAGGCGATCCAGCGCTGGGCGGAGCAGATGGACATACCCGTCGAGCAGGTGGAGCTGGCGGCACATATTGTCACGATCAATGAAAAGAGTCTTCGCGAACTGGGCGTGAAATGGAATCTCGCGGAGGCTACAGAAGCGGGCAAGGTTGGGCAAGTCACTACGCTTGGGGCGGATCTGTCGGTTGCCAGCGCCACCACTCATGTCGGGTTTAATATCGGGCGCATTAACGGCAGGTTGCTGGATCTGGAACTGTCGGCGCTGGAGCAAAAGCAGCAGGTCGATATCATCGCCAGCCCGCGCCTGCTGGCTTCACACATGCAACCGGCCAGCATTAAGCAGGGGAGTGAGATCCCGTATCAGGTCTCCAGCGGTGAAAGCGGGGCGACCTCCGTGGAGTTCAAAGAGGCGGTGTTGGGGATGGAGGTCACGCCGGTAGTATTGCCGGGGGGCCGCGTGCGTCTGAAACTTCATATCAGCGAAAATATGCCTGGGCAGGTGCTACAGCAGGCGGATGGTGAAACGCTGGCAATTGATAAGCAGGAAATCGAAACGCAGGTGGAAGTAAAAAGCGGAGAAACGCTGGCGCTGGGCGGTATTTTCTCGCAAAAGAATAAAACCGGGCGGGATAGCGTACCGGGGCTGGGCGATATCCCGTGGCTTGGGCAGCTTTTTCGTCATGACGGGAAAGATAATGAACGGCGTGAACTGGTGGTGTTTATTACGCCACGGCTGGTGGGTATTCACTGA
- a CDS encoding HofP DNA utilization family protein gives MRNKMRYLVLCPLLFLTGMRDPFQPPEDLCAAGQLAQWRYHGMVKGNTGTGILQDGKKRWHRVTVDERVAVGWRVTAMDEHELTVDVGEKCEPKQWTWQREGTKKSEDKDSAVVDGAQSSRVGRRPQADHPRGG, from the coding sequence ATGCGCAATAAGATGCGTTACCTGGTTTTGTGTCCGTTGTTGTTCCTGACGGGGATGCGTGATCCTTTCCAGCCACCGGAAGATCTCTGTGCGGCAGGGCAGCTTGCCCAGTGGCGATACCACGGGATGGTGAAGGGGAACACAGGAACAGGCATTTTGCAGGATGGAAAAAAGCGCTGGCACCGCGTGACGGTGGACGAGCGCGTCGCTGTGGGATGGCGGGTTACTGCTATGGATGAACATGAACTGACGGTGGATGTCGGCGAAAAATGCGAGCCGAAACAATGGACATGGCAACGAGAAGGAACAAAAAAGAGTGAAGATAAGGATAGTGCTGTTGTTGATGGTGCTCAGTCATCCCGTGTGGGCCGTCGCCCCCAGGCCGATCACCCTCGTGGTGGATGA
- a CDS encoding DNA utilization protein HofO — protein MDLIFQRWCESRPAIRVLGWCVVSCVVALVIWGMLVRPVNRQSEELNAQVNRTRQTNASLWPVVRRQHPTPEAGVARPVQPFSPLEFQAHGVTLVHWKPQQSGGELALDAGWSDIPALFSRLALRDVRVSLFDIIPQGTLLRVRIQLEINHAQ, from the coding sequence GTGGATCTCATCTTTCAACGCTGGTGTGAAAGCCGTCCTGCTATACGGGTGCTTGGCTGGTGTGTGGTGTCGTGCGTCGTGGCTCTGGTTATCTGGGGGATGCTGGTCAGGCCCGTCAATCGTCAGAGTGAAGAACTCAACGCACAGGTGAACCGGACACGTCAGACAAATGCCTCGCTGTGGCCCGTGGTCAGACGGCAACACCCGACACCAGAAGCGGGCGTAGCACGGCCAGTTCAACCCTTTTCTCCTCTGGAATTCCAGGCTCACGGTGTGACGCTGGTGCACTGGAAACCGCAGCAGAGTGGAGGAGAGTTGGCGCTGGACGCGGGTTGGTCGGATATTCCGGCGTTGTTCTCCCGGCTGGCGTTGCGGGACGTGCGGGTGAGCCTGTTTGACATCATCCCGCAGGGGACGCTTCTGCGTGTGCGCATACAGCTGGAGATCAACCATGCGCAATAA
- a CDS encoding PilN domain-containing protein: MSMANLLPWRQQRRARCLRFWCVLFTATLLVTLAVALILRMNSTVKRRALQTELTGMYAVQQALNARRSVATPTPPTTLPPQIAWQPMLDSLSDVIPAQVWLTALRYQPPSLMLTGYAATLPALSAMADALKRITGFSPGTAGELQQDSQGRWMFTFQLNSRG; encoded by the coding sequence ATGAGCATGGCGAATCTTTTACCCTGGAGGCAACAACGACGTGCCCGCTGCCTGCGTTTCTGGTGTGTGCTGTTTACCGCGACGTTGCTGGTCACGCTGGCTGTTGCTCTCATCCTGCGAATGAACAGCACCGTAAAACGGCGTGCCCTGCAAACTGAACTGACGGGAATGTATGCGGTGCAACAGGCGCTTAACGCGCGCCGGAGCGTGGCTACACCAACACCTCCAACCACGCTGCCGCCGCAGATAGCCTGGCAACCGATGCTGGACTCGCTCTCTGATGTGATTCCAGCTCAGGTGTGGCTGACGGCGCTACGCTATCAGCCACCTTCGCTGATGTTGACCGGGTATGCCGCCACGCTACCGGCACTTTCTGCTATGGCGGACGCGCTTAAACGGATAACCGGTTTTAGCCCAGGCACGGCCGGTGAATTGCAGCAGGATAGCCAGGGACGCTGGATGTTCACTTTTCAGCTGAACAGCCGGGGGTAG
- a CDS encoding DNA utilization protein HofM, which produces MAFKTWQTGVHIQQDKALIVALIKEKSAWCLRRWWSVPLTEGIIRDGKILRPQQLVDALRDWRRTLPHHHRIFLSFPAARTLQRVLPRPAISLRDSEQVSWVGSALSRELEMPVETLCFDYAQDTFSNTFHVTAAQNKEVDTLLTLAKALRLHLAAIIPDAGALANFLSVVAPATCVAWRDEHQWLWAMRHQWGRRFTTEAANADELAALLALAPTDIALFDADRDPWETLARCQPPLPADGAGFTVALALAMSEVAG; this is translated from the coding sequence ATGGCTTTCAAAACATGGCAAACCGGCGTTCATATTCAACAAGATAAAGCGCTGATCGTTGCGCTGATCAAAGAGAAATCGGCATGGTGCTTGCGCCGCTGGTGGTCTGTTCCGCTGACGGAGGGCATCATCCGTGACGGAAAGATCCTCAGGCCACAACAACTGGTTGACGCGCTACGCGACTGGCGACGAACGCTGCCGCACCATCACCGGATATTTCTCTCATTCCCTGCAGCACGTACCTTGCAGAGGGTGTTGCCTCGTCCGGCTATTTCACTGCGCGACAGTGAACAGGTCTCGTGGGTGGGTTCCGCGTTATCACGTGAACTGGAGATGCCCGTCGAGACGCTCTGTTTCGATTATGCACAAGACACGTTTAGCAACACATTCCATGTCACCGCCGCGCAAAACAAAGAGGTCGACACGCTTCTGACGCTGGCGAAAGCGCTGCGCTTGCACCTGGCGGCGATTATCCCGGATGCCGGGGCGCTGGCGAACTTTCTTTCTGTGGTTGCACCTGCGACGTGTGTCGCCTGGCGCGATGAGCACCAGTGGCTGTGGGCGATGCGACATCAGTGGGGGCGACGTTTTACCACCGAGGCGGCGAACGCCGACGAACTGGCAGCCTTGCTTGCGCTGGCTCCGACAGATATCGCCCTGTTTGATGCAGATCGCGATCCGTGGGAAACGCTGGCTCGCTGTCAGCCACCGCTGCCTGCGGATGGGGCCGGATTCACCGTCGCACTGGCGCTGGCCATGAGCGAGGTCGCGGGATGA